The following are encoded together in the Phaseolus vulgaris cultivar G19833 chromosome 9, P. vulgaris v2.0, whole genome shotgun sequence genome:
- the LOC137820094 gene encoding pro-cathepsin H-like isoform X1, whose amino-acid sequence MARFAVVWCTVAVLLCAVAGGSWLEDANPIRMVSDVEQQVIQVIGQCRSAVSFARFVGRFRKTYRNEEEMKQRYDIFSQNLRFIRSINKKRLSYTLAVNHFADWTWEEFKRHRLGAAQNCSATHKGNHKLTDAVLPPTKDWREEKIVSLVKDQGSCGSCWTFSTTGALEAAYAQAHGKSISLSEQQLVDCAGDFNNFGCNGGLPSQAFEYIKYNGGLETEEAYPYTGKDGVCKFSAENVGIQVLDSVNITLGAEDELKHAVAFVRPVSVAFQVVSGFRFYEKGVYTSDSCGSTPLDVNHAVLAVGYGVENGVPYWLIKNSWGANWGDSGYFKMELGKNMCGVATCASYPIVA is encoded by the exons ATGGCGCGGTTCGCAGTGGTGTGGTGCACGGTGGCGGTGCTATTGTGCGCCGTGGCGGGTGGATCGTGGCTGGAGGATGCGAATCCGATTCGGATGGTGTCGGACGTCGAGCAGCAGGTGATTCAGGTGATAGGTCAGTGCCGGAGCGCGGTGTCGTTTGCGCGGTTCGTTGGGAGGTTCCGGAAGACGTACCGTAACGAGGAAGAGATGAAGCAGAGGTACGATATATTCTCGCAAAACCTCAGGTTCATCCGCTCCATCAACAAGAAACGTTTGTCATACACTCTCGCCGTTAATC ATTTTGCTGATTGGACTTGGGAGGAGTTCAAAAGACACAGACTAGGTGCTGCTCAAAATTGCTCTGCCACTCACAAAGGCAACCACAAGCTTACAGATGCTGTTCTTCCTCCAACG AAAGACTGGAGAGAAGAAAAGATAGTCAGCTTAGTTAAAGATCAAGGCAGCTGCGGATCATGCTGGACATTCAG CACAACTGGGGCTTTAGAAGCAGCCTATGCACAGGCACATGGAAAGAGTATCTCTCTTTCTGAGCAGCAGCTAGTGGATTGTGCTGGTGATTTCAACAACTTTGGCTGTAATGGTGGGTTGCCATCCCAAGCCTTTGAGTACATTAAATACAATGGGGGGCTTGAGACAGAGGAAGCATATCCCTACACGGGAAAAGATGGTGTCTGCAAATTTTCAGCTGAAAATGTTGGGATTCAAGTCCTTGATTCTGTCAATATCACCTTG GGTGCTGAGGATGAATTAAAACATGCAGTTGCATTTGTTCGACCAGTTAGTGTGGCCTTTCAGGTGGTTAGTGGGTTCCGATTCTATGAGAAAGGAGTTTACACCAGTGACAGCTGCGGTAGCACTCCCCTG GATGTGAACCATGCTGTTCTTGCTGTTGGGTATGGAGTTGAAAATGGTGTCCCATATTGGCTCATTAAAAATTCATGGGGAGCAAACTGGGGTGACAGTGGCTACTTCAAGATGGAATTGGGGAAGAACATGTGCG GTGTTGCAACTTGTGCTTCTTATCCAATTGTGGCCTAA
- the LOC137820094 gene encoding pro-cathepsin H-like isoform X2, with translation MARFAVVWCTVAVLLCAVAGGSWLEDANPIRMVSDVEQQVIQVIGQCRSAVSFARFVGRFRKTYRNEEEMKQRYDIFSQNLRFIRSINKKRLSYTLAVNHFADWTWEEFKRHRLGAAQNCSATHKGNHKLTDAVLPPTKDWREEKIVSLVKDQGSCGSCWTFSTTGALEAAYAQAHGKSISLSEQQLVDCAGDFNNFGCNGGLPSQAFEYIKYNGGLETEEAYPYTGKDGVCKFSAENVGIQVLDSVNITLGAEDELKHAVAFVRPVSVAFQVVSGFRFYEKGVYTSDSCGSTPLDVNHAVLAVGYGVENGVPYWLIKNSWGANWGDSGYFKMELGKNMWCCNLCFLSNCGLNCVTIWSLVYHIASMRQSLEQLMPVLFVKYTGHV, from the exons ATGGCGCGGTTCGCAGTGGTGTGGTGCACGGTGGCGGTGCTATTGTGCGCCGTGGCGGGTGGATCGTGGCTGGAGGATGCGAATCCGATTCGGATGGTGTCGGACGTCGAGCAGCAGGTGATTCAGGTGATAGGTCAGTGCCGGAGCGCGGTGTCGTTTGCGCGGTTCGTTGGGAGGTTCCGGAAGACGTACCGTAACGAGGAAGAGATGAAGCAGAGGTACGATATATTCTCGCAAAACCTCAGGTTCATCCGCTCCATCAACAAGAAACGTTTGTCATACACTCTCGCCGTTAATC ATTTTGCTGATTGGACTTGGGAGGAGTTCAAAAGACACAGACTAGGTGCTGCTCAAAATTGCTCTGCCACTCACAAAGGCAACCACAAGCTTACAGATGCTGTTCTTCCTCCAACG AAAGACTGGAGAGAAGAAAAGATAGTCAGCTTAGTTAAAGATCAAGGCAGCTGCGGATCATGCTGGACATTCAG CACAACTGGGGCTTTAGAAGCAGCCTATGCACAGGCACATGGAAAGAGTATCTCTCTTTCTGAGCAGCAGCTAGTGGATTGTGCTGGTGATTTCAACAACTTTGGCTGTAATGGTGGGTTGCCATCCCAAGCCTTTGAGTACATTAAATACAATGGGGGGCTTGAGACAGAGGAAGCATATCCCTACACGGGAAAAGATGGTGTCTGCAAATTTTCAGCTGAAAATGTTGGGATTCAAGTCCTTGATTCTGTCAATATCACCTTG GGTGCTGAGGATGAATTAAAACATGCAGTTGCATTTGTTCGACCAGTTAGTGTGGCCTTTCAGGTGGTTAGTGGGTTCCGATTCTATGAGAAAGGAGTTTACACCAGTGACAGCTGCGGTAGCACTCCCCTG GATGTGAACCATGCTGTTCTTGCTGTTGGGTATGGAGTTGAAAATGGTGTCCCATATTGGCTCATTAAAAATTCATGGGGAGCAAACTGGGGTGACAGTGGCTACTTCAAGATGGAATTGGGGAAGAACATGT GGTGTTGCAACTTGTGCTTCTTATCCAATTGTGGCCTAAATTGCGTAACAATATGGTCCCTGGTCTACCACATCGCTTCCATGCGTCAAAGTTTAGAGCAGCTGATGCCAGTATTATTTGTGAAGTATACGGGTCATGTATAA
- the LOC137820073 gene encoding protein FIP1-like isoform X2: MATDRYASPPVASAEDNALFLDILHEAPLFAHRKPARVVGSVFYCILLAGYAAFAIGAQWIFLPVQGLISPVLCSCDVLLLLLTGIFQQYLVYQVQKIRLQGYYSFSQKLKFIVRIPFSITAYGTAAMLLVIVWKPYTGFLSISAILRIIMVVEAVSAGCFMSLYIGYIHQYNSLNSHPDVLKSLYSPLQPASSLEGLRYHDGRLSDQQMALLQYQRENLHFLSEEILRLQECLSKYERTDDRNTPQVDLAHLLAARDQELRTLSAEMNQVQSELRLARSLIAERESEIQHFRTTNNQYVEENERLRAILGEWSTRAAKLERALEAERMSTLELQRKLSTQQRSQSYTSADATEHGA, translated from the exons ATGGCGACGGACAGATACGCTTCTCCACCAGTCGCATCGGCGGAGGACAACGCTCT CTTTCTCGATATTCTGCACGAAGCTCCTCTTTTCGCTCACCGCAAGCCTGCCAGGGTTGTCGGTAGCGTCTTCTATTGCATACTATTG GCAGGTTATGCTGCTTTCGCCATTGGAGCTCAGTGGATATTTCTTCCCGTGCAAGGACTCATCTCTCCCGTGCTTTGTAGTTGTGATGTTCTTCTCTTGCTGTTGACAG GAATCTTTCAACAATACCTGGTTTATCAAGTGCAAAAGATACGGTTGCAG GGCTACTATAGTTTCAGCCAGAAGTTGAAATTTATTGTCCGCATACCCTTTTCCATTACAGCTTATG GAACCGCTGCAATGCTACTTGTTATAGTCTGGAAACCTTACACTGGTTTCCTGTCAATCTCTGCAATATTGAG GATTATTATGGTAGTTGAAGCAGTGTCTGCCGGATGTTTTATGAGTCTTTACATTG GTTACATACACCAGTACAATTCATTAAACTCACACCCTGATGTTCTGAAGTCCTTGTATTCGCCACTACAGCCAGCAAGTTCTCTAGAGGGTCTAAG GTACCATGATGGTCGTCTCTCTGACCAGCAAATGGCTTTGCTGCAATATCAGCGAGAAAATCTTCATTTTTTGAGCGAGGAG ATTCTTCGATTGCAAGAGTGTCTAAGCAAATACGAACGAACTGATGATCGGAACACACCACAG GTGGACCTTGCGCATCTTCTAGCAGCTCGTGATCAAGAGTTACGCACACTTTCTGCTGAG ATGAACCAAGTGCAATCTGAGTTGAGGCTTGCCCGGTCCTTGATTGCTGAAAGGGAGTCAGAGATCCAACACTTTCGCACGACCAACAATCAG TATGTTGAAGAGAATGAAAGACTCAGAGCCATTCTAGGGGAATGGAGCACCCGAGCTGCCAAG CTTGAGCGGGCACTGGAGGCTGAGAGGATGTCAACTCTTGAATTACAAAGGAAACTTTCAACGCAGCAAAGAAGTCAATCATATACATCAGCAGACGCCACCGAACATGGAGCTTAA
- the LOC137820073 gene encoding protein FIP1-like isoform X1 produces MATDRYASPPVASAEDNALFLDILHEAPLFAHRKPARVVGSVFYCILLASYAAFAIGAQWIFLPVQGLISPVLCSCDVLLLLLTGIFQQYLVYQVQKIRLQGYYSFSQKLKFIVRIPFSITAYGTAAMLLVIVWKPYTGFLSISAILRIIMVVEAVSAGCFMSLYIGYIHQYNSLNSHPDVLKSLYSPLQPASSLEGLRYHDGRLSDQQMALLQYQRENLHFLSEEILRLQECLSKYERTDDRNTPQVDLAHLLAARDQELRTLSAEMNQVQSELRLARSLIAERESEIQHFRTTNNQYVEENERLRAILGEWSTRAAKLERALEAERMSTLELQRKLSTQQRSQSYTSADATEHGA; encoded by the exons ATGGCGACGGACAGATACGCTTCTCCACCAGTCGCATCGGCGGAGGACAACGCTCT CTTTCTCGATATTCTGCACGAAGCTCCTCTTTTCGCTCACCGCAAGCCTGCCAGGGTTGTCGGTAGCGTCTTCTATTGCATACTATTGGCAA GTTATGCTGCTTTCGCCATTGGAGCTCAGTGGATATTTCTTCCCGTGCAAGGACTCATCTCTCCCGTGCTTTGTAGTTGTGATGTTCTTCTCTTGCTGTTGACAG GAATCTTTCAACAATACCTGGTTTATCAAGTGCAAAAGATACGGTTGCAG GGCTACTATAGTTTCAGCCAGAAGTTGAAATTTATTGTCCGCATACCCTTTTCCATTACAGCTTATG GAACCGCTGCAATGCTACTTGTTATAGTCTGGAAACCTTACACTGGTTTCCTGTCAATCTCTGCAATATTGAG GATTATTATGGTAGTTGAAGCAGTGTCTGCCGGATGTTTTATGAGTCTTTACATTG GTTACATACACCAGTACAATTCATTAAACTCACACCCTGATGTTCTGAAGTCCTTGTATTCGCCACTACAGCCAGCAAGTTCTCTAGAGGGTCTAAG GTACCATGATGGTCGTCTCTCTGACCAGCAAATGGCTTTGCTGCAATATCAGCGAGAAAATCTTCATTTTTTGAGCGAGGAG ATTCTTCGATTGCAAGAGTGTCTAAGCAAATACGAACGAACTGATGATCGGAACACACCACAG GTGGACCTTGCGCATCTTCTAGCAGCTCGTGATCAAGAGTTACGCACACTTTCTGCTGAG ATGAACCAAGTGCAATCTGAGTTGAGGCTTGCCCGGTCCTTGATTGCTGAAAGGGAGTCAGAGATCCAACACTTTCGCACGACCAACAATCAG TATGTTGAAGAGAATGAAAGACTCAGAGCCATTCTAGGGGAATGGAGCACCCGAGCTGCCAAG CTTGAGCGGGCACTGGAGGCTGAGAGGATGTCAACTCTTGAATTACAAAGGAAACTTTCAACGCAGCAAAGAAGTCAATCATATACATCAGCAGACGCCACCGAACATGGAGCTTAA
- the LOC137820072 gene encoding uncharacterized protein encodes MVAMASTANRRIETYEEFAKVHALLLAASGLPECLHRRLFDKLSGESFDGGSHFQIQPCEGGRQRRLVLTSTSMETDSDVFLVDHAWTFRLSDAYKQLREVPGLAERMGSLMCVDVDVDDDEDEGNCKLGVEETLESEVGEAKEKGDGTLRWLELEGLNIDDAMLVSLALPTRFPDLVALSLLGNKLNSAEVVVQEVIKFKHLKGIWLNSNPLLKNCDGKLEGVILKELPELEIYNSSFTSNFGEWALGFCAGIYGKDNPVNADQAHTSLHTVSSLDLSNRNIHNLKNKAFTPICLPSLTYLNIQGNPLDQNSVSDLLDLLRRFTCLRSLEVDIPGPLGRRAIDILESLPNISELNGINASKILETGKHVIGSMLLPRLPEWTPDEPLADRIINAMWQYLMTYRLADEEKLDETSVWYVMDELGSALRHSDEPNFRVAPFLFMPEGNLASAVSFSILWPTQNVQKGDECTRNFLLGIGEDKQRSARLTAWFHTPENYFINAYEKHHQKLLSTSLISPTFQYSETGSIHQHCGRPLRVYTDIPHVEEYLTHPEFAITNEPKGADIIWTGMQVDEEMKKATGITDQQYINQFPFEACLVMKHHLAETIQKAHGSPQWLQPTYNLETHLSQLIGDYCVRRKEGLDNLWILKPWNMARTIDTTVTDNLPAIIRLMETGPKICQKYIEQPALFQGKKFDLRYIVLVRSMHPLEIFLSDCFWVRIANNLYSLARSSLFEYETHFTVMNYRGAINHKNASEFVREFEEEHQVKWLDIHTRVRKMIRSVFEAAAVAHPEMHSPTSRAMYGVDVMLDSSFQPKLLEVTYCPDCTRACKYDMDIVVGEGGVAKGVDFFNNVFRCLFLNETSQVSQL; translated from the exons ATGGTGGCCATGGCGAGCACCGCCAATAGAAGAATCGAAACATACGAAGAGTTCGCGAAAGTTCACGCGCTGCTACTTGCTGCGTCGGGGTTGCCGGAGTGCCTGCACCGGCGCCTATTCGATAAGCTCTCCGGCGAGTCCTTCGACGGCGGCAGCCACTTTCAGATCCAGCCATGCGAGGGCGGCCGTCAGCGGCGCCTTGTTCTCACGTCGACGTCTATGGAAACGGACTCCGACGTCTTCCTCGTGGATCATGCGTGGACTTTCAGACTCTCCGACGCATACAAGCAG CTGCGTGAGGTTCCAGGATTGGCTGAGAGGATGGGCTCTCTGATGTGTGTGGATGTTGatgttgatgatgatgaagatgaagggAACTGTAAGCTTGGTGTTGAGGAAACTTTGGAGAGTGAAGTTGGCGAGGCAAAGGAGAAAGGAGATGGGACGTTACGGTGGTTGGAGCTTGAAGGGCTTAACATCGATGATGCTATGCTTGTGTCTCTAGCCTTACCAACTAGGTTTCCG GATTTAGTGGCACTTAGCCTGCTTGGAAACAAGCTCAATAGCGCCGAAGTGGTTGTTCAGGAAGTAATCAAATTTAAGCATCTCAAAGGAATATGGCTCAACAGTAACCCACTTCTTAAAAATTG TGATGGCAAGCTTGAAGGGGTGATTCTTAAGGAGTTGCCAGAACTGGAAATTTATAATTCAAGTTTCACAAGCAATTTTGGGGAGTGGGCGTTGGGCTTTTGTGCAGGGATATATGGAAAGGATAACCCTGTAAATGCTGATCAGGCTCACACTTCACTGCACACTGTGTCTTCTCTTGACCTTTCAAATAGGAACATTCACAATTTAAAGAATAAG GCATTTACACCCATTTGTTTGCCATCTCTTACGTACTTGAACATTCAAGGAAATCCATTGGACCAAAACTCAGTTAGTGACTTGTTAGATCTGCTGCGTAGATTCACTTGCTTGCGTTCATTGGAG GTTGATATTCCAGGTCCACTTGGACGAAGGGCCATTGATATTCTGGAATCTCTTCCAAACATTTCTGAGCTAAATGGTATCAATGCATCCAAAATATTGGAAACAGGAAAGCATGTGATTGGTTCAATGCTTCTTCCTCGTCTTCCTGAATGGACTCCTGATGAGCCTCTTGCTGATCGTATTATAAATGCAATGTGGCAATATCTAATGACATATAGACTTGCAGATGAAGAAAAGTTAGATGAAACATCAGTATG GTATGTGATGGATGAGCTAGGTTCAGCTTTGCGGCATAGTGATGAGCCAAATTTCAGAGTGGCACCATTTCTGTTCATGCCAGAGGGCAATCTAGCATCAGCTGTGAG CTTTTCTATTCTATGGCCAACACAGAATGTTCAAAAAGGTGATGAGTGCACACGCAATTTTCTTCTCGGTATAGGGGAAGATAAACAACGTTCTGCCAGGCTTACTGCCTGGTTCCACACTCCAGAAAACTACTTTATCAAT GCATACGAGAAGCACCATCAGAAATTGTTGTCCACAAGTTTAATATCTCCCACCTTTCAGTATTCTGAGACTGGAAGTATTCATCAACATTGTGGGCGTCCATTACGTGTTTACACAGATATACCTCACGTAGAGGAATACTTAACACATCCCGAGTTCGCAATCA CAAATGAACCAAAAGGTGCAGACATAATATGGACAGGTATGCAAGTAGATGAGGAGATGAAGAAAGCTACTGGAATTACGGATCAGCAATACATTAATCAATTTCCTTTTGAAGCATGTCTTGTTATGAAGCATCATTTAGCAGAGACAATTCAAAAG GCACATGGATCTCCTCAATGGTTGCAGCCTACTTATAATCTGGAAACACACCTATCTCAACTTATTGGTGACTATTGTGTCCGCAGAAAGGAAGGACTAGACAATCTTTGGATCTTAAAACCCTGGAATATGGCCCGAACCATTGATACTACTGTAACTGATAATTTGCCTGCAATAATCCGGCTCATGGAAACTGGTCCCAAAATTTGCCAGAAGTATATTGAACAGCCTGCATTGTTCCAGGGAAAAAAGTTTGATCTCCGTTACATAGTACTGGTTCGGAGCATGCATCCTCTGGAGATATTCCTGTCAGATTGTTTCTGG GTTAGGATAGCCAACAACCTATATTCTTTGGCCAGAAGTAGTTTGTTTGAGTACGAAACTCATTTCACTGTTATG AATTATCGCGGAGCCATAAATCATAAGAATGCTAGCGAATTTGTGAGGGAATTTGAGGAAGAACATCAAG TTAAATGGTTGGATATACACACAAGAGTAAGGAAAATGATTCGTTCAGTATTTGAGGCAGCTGCTGTTGCTCATCCTGAGATGCACAGTCCAACATCAAGGGCAATGTATGGTGTAGATGTCATGTTGGACAGCTCTTTCCAACCCAAGTTACTAGAG gTAACTTACTGCCCGGATTGTACAAGAGCTTGCAAATATGACATGGATATTGTGGTTGGAGAGGGAGGTGTTGCCAAAGGTGTTGATTTCTTCAACAATGTGTTCAGGTGTCTCTTTTTGAATGAAACTTCACAAGTTAGTCAATTGTAA
- the LOC137821720 gene encoding GCN5-related N-acetyltransferase 6, chloroplastic-like isoform X2: MSPMSTIPIHRPEFGTLFFNGSPNPYKCPRVTSSWTMAMDSKFSLTKKNDINNDYSMKKKEELSVQLSTPPISKVETLNSNNLQFDRLQPSDQELGRVNRFEFGQFVAREAVLDEEYWTAAWLRAESHWENRAYERYVDNYKRKFSEQEFHALKRRCKVQNGDSCSCIITVRKEQKNAKHSTLKSVVGTLDLNIRYLLQGETYPGERVKAPLFCCINRTPPSRYGYIANLCVIKSARRQGIASNMLSFAIGTAKSNGVTQVYVHVEKNNSPAQILYQKMGFEMVEMANSQLMEETYLLLRLQT; this comes from the exons ATGTCTCCCATGTCGACTATTCCAATTCATAGACCTGAGTTTGGGACCTTGTTCTTCAATGGGTCTCCAAACCCTTATAAATGCCCAAGAGTTACCTCCTCATGGACCAT GGCCATGGATTCGAAATTTTCTCTGACAAAGAAGaatgatattaataatgattatagtatgaagaaaaaggaagaactCTCTGTGCAGCTTTCAACTCCACCCATTTCCAAAGTGGAAACTTTAAACTCCAACAATCTCCAATTTGATCGGTTGCAGCCATCGGATCAAGAATTGGGTCGAGTAAATAGGTTTGAGTTTGGACAATTTGTTGCAAGAGAAGCTGTGCTTGACGAGGAGTATTGG ACAGCAGCATGGTTGAGAGCAGAAAGTCACTGGGAGAATCGGGCATATGAAAG ATATGTTGATAACTACAAAAGGAAATTTTCTGAGCAG GAATTTCATGCATTAAAAAGGCGGTGCAAGGTGCAGAACGGTGATAGCTGCTCATGCATCATCACG GTGAGGAAGGAGCAGAAGAATGCAAAACATTCAACATTAAAAAGTGTTGTAGGAACCCTTGATTTGAACATTCGATATTTGCTTCAAGGGGAGACCTATCCTGGG GAACGGGTCAAGGCTCCCCTTTTTTGCTGCATCAACAGAACACCACCAAGCAGATATGGTTACATTGCAAACTTGTGTGTTATCAAATCAGCTCGGCGCCAGGGAATTGCAAGCAACATGTTGTCTTTTGCTATTGGAACTGCAAAATCTAATG GTGTGACACAGGTGTATGTGCACGTGGAGAAAAATAATAGTCCTGCACAGATATTGTACCAAAAGATGGGTTTTGAG ATGGTTGAAATGGCAAACTCCCAGTTGATGGAAGAAACATACTTACTGCTGCGATTACAGACATAA
- the LOC137821720 gene encoding GCN5-related N-acetyltransferase 6, chloroplastic-like isoform X1 has translation MSPMSTIPIHRPEFGTLFFNGSPNPYKCPRVTSSWTMAMDSKFSLTKKNDINNDYSMKKKEELSVQLSTPPISKVETLNSNNLQFDRLQPSDQELGRVNRFEFGQFVAREAVLDEEYWTAAWLRAESHWENRAYERYVDNYKRKFSEQEFHALKRRCKVQNGDSCSCIITVRKEQKNAKHSTLKSVVGTLDLNIRYLLQGETYPGERVKAPLFCCINRTPPSRYGYIANLCVIKSARRQGIASNMLSFAIGTAKSNAGVTQVYVHVEKNNSPAQILYQKMGFEMVEMANSQLMEETYLLLRLQT, from the exons ATGTCTCCCATGTCGACTATTCCAATTCATAGACCTGAGTTTGGGACCTTGTTCTTCAATGGGTCTCCAAACCCTTATAAATGCCCAAGAGTTACCTCCTCATGGACCAT GGCCATGGATTCGAAATTTTCTCTGACAAAGAAGaatgatattaataatgattatagtatgaagaaaaaggaagaactCTCTGTGCAGCTTTCAACTCCACCCATTTCCAAAGTGGAAACTTTAAACTCCAACAATCTCCAATTTGATCGGTTGCAGCCATCGGATCAAGAATTGGGTCGAGTAAATAGGTTTGAGTTTGGACAATTTGTTGCAAGAGAAGCTGTGCTTGACGAGGAGTATTGG ACAGCAGCATGGTTGAGAGCAGAAAGTCACTGGGAGAATCGGGCATATGAAAG ATATGTTGATAACTACAAAAGGAAATTTTCTGAGCAG GAATTTCATGCATTAAAAAGGCGGTGCAAGGTGCAGAACGGTGATAGCTGCTCATGCATCATCACG GTGAGGAAGGAGCAGAAGAATGCAAAACATTCAACATTAAAAAGTGTTGTAGGAACCCTTGATTTGAACATTCGATATTTGCTTCAAGGGGAGACCTATCCTGGG GAACGGGTCAAGGCTCCCCTTTTTTGCTGCATCAACAGAACACCACCAAGCAGATATGGTTACATTGCAAACTTGTGTGTTATCAAATCAGCTCGGCGCCAGGGAATTGCAAGCAACATGTTGTCTTTTGCTATTGGAACTGCAAAATCTAATG CAGGTGTGACACAGGTGTATGTGCACGTGGAGAAAAATAATAGTCCTGCACAGATATTGTACCAAAAGATGGGTTTTGAG ATGGTTGAAATGGCAAACTCCCAGTTGATGGAAGAAACATACTTACTGCTGCGATTACAGACATAA